The following coding sequences are from one Microbacterium sp. SSM24 window:
- a CDS encoding undecaprenyl-diphosphate phosphatase produces MFLEAIILGIVQGLTEFLPVSSSAHLRILGELLPSAQDPGAAFTAITQIGTEAAVVLFFWRDIVRIIGHWFRSLFGKIPRNDPDARMGWLIIVGSIPIVVLGLLFQDQIETVFRSLWLVAAMLILFGVLLGIADHVGAKKRELKDITVGHGVIYGFAQALALIPGVSRSGGTITAGLFMGYERAAAARYAFLLAIPAVFGSGFYQLFKSWDEPGVFTLGETAVATVVAFFVALGVIAFFMSWISKHSFLPFVVYRVAVGSTVLVLLSTGVIDAY; encoded by the coding sequence ATGTTCCTCGAGGCGATCATCCTCGGCATCGTCCAGGGACTCACCGAGTTCCTCCCGGTGTCCTCCAGCGCGCACCTGCGCATCCTCGGCGAGCTCCTGCCCTCCGCCCAGGACCCCGGCGCCGCGTTCACCGCCATCACGCAGATCGGCACCGAGGCGGCCGTCGTGCTCTTCTTCTGGCGCGACATCGTGAGGATCATCGGGCACTGGTTCCGTTCGCTGTTCGGAAAGATCCCGCGCAACGACCCGGATGCGCGCATGGGATGGCTGATCATCGTCGGCAGCATCCCGATCGTCGTGCTCGGTCTGCTCTTCCAGGACCAGATCGAGACGGTGTTCCGTTCGCTCTGGCTCGTCGCGGCCATGCTGATCCTCTTCGGTGTGCTCCTCGGAATCGCGGATCACGTCGGCGCGAAGAAGCGCGAACTGAAGGACATCACGGTCGGCCACGGCGTCATCTACGGGTTCGCGCAGGCGCTCGCTCTCATCCCGGGCGTGTCGCGTTCAGGCGGGACGATCACCGCCGGGCTCTTCATGGGGTACGAGCGCGCGGCCGCAGCGCGGTACGCGTTCCTCCTGGCGATTCCGGCGGTGTTCGGCAGCGGCTTCTACCAGCTGTTCAAGAGCTGGGACGAGCCGGGCGTGTTCACGCTCGGCGAGACCGCGGTCGCGACGGTCGTCGCCTTCTTCGTGGCGCTCGGTGTGATCGCGTTCTTCATGAGCTGGATCTCCAAGCACAGCTTCCTGCCGTTCGTCGTCTACCGCGTCGCGGTGGGATCCACCGTGCTGGTGCTGCTGAGCACGGGTGTGATCGACGCGTACTGA
- a CDS encoding PAC2 family protein, producing the protein MDGLGRRVLVAAFDGWNDAGEAASSAITALREGGTYETVFAVDPELYFDYQYTRPQIATEGDGSRTLKWPEAALLRPTRTTRGGTQLWLLTGVEPARAWQAFASEFIDIALREDVTGFLSMGSMMSDVPHTRPISVFAGSDNDALRTSLELERSTYEGPVGILSVLGHAADAAGIPSASLWASVPHYVAGHTPSPKATLALLDRLEDLTGATVPRGDLATEAAAWEASIDAAAADDEEMTEYIHQLERTRDTWDSPEASGDAIAQEFERYLRRGGDGPTKPGRDDPRR; encoded by the coding sequence GTGGACGGACTGGGACGCCGAGTGCTCGTCGCCGCGTTCGACGGGTGGAACGATGCCGGCGAAGCCGCGTCATCGGCCATCACCGCGCTGCGCGAGGGCGGGACGTACGAGACGGTTTTCGCCGTGGACCCCGAGCTCTACTTCGACTACCAGTACACCCGCCCGCAGATCGCCACGGAGGGTGACGGCTCGCGCACGCTGAAGTGGCCCGAGGCCGCCCTGCTCCGCCCGACGCGCACGACGCGCGGCGGCACCCAGCTGTGGCTTCTCACGGGGGTCGAGCCGGCCCGCGCGTGGCAGGCCTTCGCGTCGGAGTTCATCGACATCGCGCTCCGCGAGGACGTCACCGGGTTCCTCTCGATGGGCTCGATGATGTCCGATGTACCCCACACCCGCCCCATCTCCGTGTTCGCCGGGAGCGACAACGATGCGCTGCGCACCTCCCTCGAGCTCGAGCGGAGCACCTACGAGGGCCCGGTCGGCATCCTGAGCGTTCTCGGTCACGCGGCCGACGCTGCAGGCATCCCCTCGGCGAGTCTGTGGGCGAGCGTGCCCCACTACGTCGCCGGCCACACCCCGTCCCCCAAGGCGACGCTGGCCCTCCTGGACCGCCTCGAGGACCTCACCGGTGCGACGGTTCCGCGCGGTGACCTCGCGACGGAGGCGGCTGCGTGGGAAGCATCGATCGACGCCGCCGCGGCGGACGACGAGGAGATGACGGAGTACATCCACCAGCTCGAGCGCACGCGCGACACGTGGGACTCCCCCGAGGCCTCCGGCGATGCGATCGCGCAGGAGTTCGAGCGCTACCTGCGCCGCGGAGGCGACGGGCCCACCAAGCCCGGTCGCGACGATCCGCGCCGGTAG
- a CDS encoding HAD family hydrolase, whose amino-acid sequence MNPAPLAAVLWDMDGTLVDTEPYWMAAETPLVESFGGTWSHEQALGLVGLGLEDSARIFQGAGVRMGVQDIIDHLTDDVMRQLATTGVPFRPGARELLADLRAAGVKTGLVTMSLRRMADTVVDLIDFDAFDVVVAGDDATRPKPYPDPYLQACDALGVTPEEVVAIEDSPNGLRSAVASGAAVIGVPLMVSLTGAGAHTLWPTLEGRTTADVASFHAAHRAEEAT is encoded by the coding sequence GTGAATCCCGCGCCCCTTGCCGCCGTCCTGTGGGACATGGACGGCACCCTCGTCGACACCGAGCCGTACTGGATGGCGGCGGAGACCCCGCTCGTCGAGAGCTTCGGCGGGACGTGGTCGCACGAGCAGGCCCTGGGCCTGGTCGGACTCGGCCTCGAGGACTCCGCGAGGATCTTCCAGGGTGCGGGCGTCCGCATGGGCGTGCAGGACATCATCGACCACCTCACCGACGACGTCATGCGGCAGCTCGCCACGACCGGCGTGCCGTTCCGTCCCGGCGCCCGCGAGCTTCTCGCCGATCTGCGTGCCGCGGGGGTCAAGACCGGCCTGGTCACCATGTCGCTCCGGCGCATGGCCGACACCGTCGTGGACCTCATCGACTTCGATGCGTTCGACGTCGTGGTGGCTGGAGACGACGCCACGCGCCCCAAGCCGTACCCGGACCCCTATCTCCAGGCGTGCGACGCGCTCGGGGTCACCCCTGAGGAGGTCGTGGCGATCGAGGACTCGCCGAACGGCCTGCGCTCAGCGGTCGCGTCCGGCGCCGCCGTGATCGGTGTACCGCTCATGGTGTCGCTCACGGGCGCGGGAGCCCATACCCTGTGGCCGACCCTGGAGGGTCGCACCACCGCGGACGTGGCCTCGTTCCACGCCGCCCACCGCGCCGAGGAGGCAACCTGA
- a CDS encoding tRNA (adenine-N1)-methyltransferase, whose protein sequence is MTERPSGPFRFGDRVQLTGPKGRLHTVTLRERGELHTHHGVLKHEQLVGQPDGSVVANSGGHEYLALRPLLRDFVMSMPRGAAIVYPKDAAQIIAEADVFPGSVVVEAGVGSGALSLWLLRAMGAEGRLISFERRPEFAEVAQANVETYLGETPSNWDVVVGDLVESLPAAVAPASVDRVVLDMLAPWECIDVVADALTPGGVVLCYIATATQLSRVAEYIRNTGLFTDPEASETMVRGWHVEGLAVRPDHRMVAHTGFLLWARRLAPGAVPPEVKRRASKSSYGDDDVELWTPGAVGDRQITDKNLRKRVREAQRAADGARQAGGPAGEPDASA, encoded by the coding sequence ATGACCGAACGCCCCAGCGGCCCCTTCCGCTTCGGCGACCGCGTGCAGCTGACCGGTCCCAAGGGTCGCCTGCACACGGTCACCCTCCGTGAGCGCGGCGAGCTCCACACGCATCACGGCGTGCTCAAGCACGAGCAGCTCGTCGGCCAGCCCGACGGGTCCGTCGTCGCCAACAGCGGCGGTCACGAGTACCTGGCACTGCGGCCGCTGCTGCGCGACTTCGTGATGTCGATGCCGCGCGGCGCGGCGATCGTCTATCCGAAGGACGCCGCGCAGATCATCGCCGAGGCCGACGTGTTCCCCGGTTCCGTCGTCGTGGAGGCCGGTGTCGGCTCGGGTGCGCTCTCGCTCTGGCTGCTGCGCGCGATGGGCGCCGAGGGTCGCCTCATCTCCTTCGAGCGACGTCCGGAGTTCGCGGAGGTCGCACAGGCGAACGTCGAGACCTACCTCGGCGAGACGCCCTCGAACTGGGACGTCGTGGTCGGCGACCTCGTCGAGTCCCTGCCGGCGGCCGTCGCTCCGGCATCCGTGGATCGTGTCGTGCTCGACATGCTCGCGCCATGGGAGTGCATCGACGTCGTGGCCGACGCGCTCACGCCGGGTGGTGTCGTGCTCTGCTACATCGCGACGGCGACGCAGCTGAGCCGTGTGGCGGAGTACATCCGCAACACCGGGCTGTTCACCGACCCGGAGGCCAGCGAGACGATGGTCCGCGGCTGGCACGTCGAGGGACTCGCGGTGCGCCCCGATCATCGGATGGTCGCGCACACGGGCTTTCTGCTGTGGGCCCGCCGGCTCGCGCCGGGTGCGGTTCCGCCCGAGGTGAAGCGCCGTGCATCGAAGTCCAGCTACGGCGACGATGACGTCGAGCTGTGGACGCCCGGAGCGGTCGGCGACCGGCAGATCACCGACAAGAACCTGCGCAAGCGCGTCCGCGAGGCACAGCGTGCGGCAGACGGCGCGCGCCAGGCGGGCGGCCCGGCGGGCGAGCCGGACGCTTCCGCCTAG
- a CDS encoding FKBP-type peptidyl-prolyl cis-trans isomerase, giving the protein MRKIPAALAILGLAAVGLAGCSLPAASDCPRPDGGGDSLDAIQVTGSSDAAPDVDIYTPFHTSETQFTDIEQGDGEVPITASDQLVVLDLSLYAGETGEKLVSTGYDGDLSQPFPLSQWTESVPALEEALQCASEGSRVVVAVGPEGIDEAAAASVGLAEDDSPVVVVDVRKVYLPAAEGSLQFNSGMGLPAVVRAPDGTPGVVIPDGDAPDELVVQTLIKGEGPVVEDDSTVRLHVLSVSWDDKEQLGSTWETGQPQSQSVEGQQMLQDVLVGQTVGSQVMAVVPAELGGTEQATVFVFDILGIDAAAPAQ; this is encoded by the coding sequence GTGCGCAAGATCCCCGCTGCCCTCGCGATCCTCGGACTCGCGGCCGTCGGCCTGGCCGGCTGCTCGCTTCCCGCCGCCTCCGACTGCCCCCGTCCCGACGGCGGCGGAGACTCGCTCGACGCGATCCAGGTGACAGGGTCGTCGGATGCCGCGCCCGACGTCGACATCTACACGCCGTTCCACACGTCCGAGACGCAGTTCACCGACATCGAGCAGGGCGACGGCGAGGTGCCCATCACCGCGAGCGACCAGCTGGTGGTCCTCGATCTGAGCCTGTACGCCGGCGAGACGGGCGAGAAGCTCGTCTCCACCGGCTACGACGGCGACCTGTCCCAGCCGTTCCCGCTGTCGCAGTGGACCGAATCCGTGCCGGCTCTCGAAGAGGCGCTCCAGTGCGCATCGGAGGGCTCGCGCGTCGTCGTCGCCGTCGGTCCGGAGGGCATCGACGAGGCCGCCGCTGCCAGCGTGGGACTCGCCGAGGACGACTCGCCGGTCGTCGTGGTGGATGTGCGGAAGGTCTACCTTCCCGCCGCGGAGGGCAGTCTGCAGTTCAACAGCGGCATGGGTCTGCCCGCGGTCGTGCGCGCACCCGACGGCACCCCCGGCGTCGTCATCCCCGACGGCGACGCCCCGGACGAGCTGGTGGTGCAGACGCTCATCAAGGGCGAGGGGCCCGTCGTCGAGGACGACTCGACCGTGCGCCTTCACGTGCTCTCCGTGTCGTGGGACGACAAGGAGCAGCTCGGCTCGACGTGGGAGACCGGCCAGCCGCAGTCGCAGTCGGTCGAGGGCCAGCAGATGCTCCAGGACGTCCTGGTGGGCCAGACCGTCGGCTCGCAGGTGATGGCCGTCGTCCCCGCCGAGCTCGGCGGAACCGAGCAGGCGACCGTCTTCGTGTTCGACATCCTCGGTATCGACGCCGCCGCGCCCGCGCAGTGA
- a CDS encoding helix-turn-helix transcriptional regulator codes for MPANAPAKNPPEERLVNLVVALMATDQGLTKDTILTSVSGYREQSVAGASKDALEKMFERDKESLRGLGVPIETIGDWADPDDLREARYRVPSTEYELPEDIEFTPAELALLNLAGGVWSESSMSDDARSGLRKIRALGIPVDEPIIGYSPRISLHDPSFPLFQQAIEQSRVVKFPYLKPGEESPRTRQVQPLALVEYEARWHVFGIDLGARADRTFLLQRVVGPVVLTRETFDPALREGAGDRALHGLEEVAARNTALLEVDPGTEAALRLARRAGPADQGIHVRYVDVHIFAEELASYGPEVRVVAPAELRDRVIERLAAARDLNGASA; via the coding sequence GTGCCTGCGAACGCGCCTGCGAAGAACCCGCCCGAGGAGCGGCTCGTCAACCTCGTGGTCGCGCTCATGGCGACGGACCAGGGCCTGACGAAGGACACCATCCTCACGTCGGTGTCGGGCTACCGCGAGCAGTCCGTGGCCGGGGCGTCGAAGGACGCGCTCGAGAAGATGTTCGAGCGTGACAAGGAATCTCTGCGCGGGCTCGGCGTTCCCATCGAGACCATCGGCGACTGGGCCGATCCCGACGACCTGCGTGAAGCGCGCTACCGGGTTCCCAGCACCGAGTACGAGCTTCCCGAAGACATCGAGTTCACGCCCGCCGAGCTGGCGCTGCTCAACCTCGCCGGAGGCGTGTGGAGTGAGAGCTCCATGTCGGACGACGCCCGCAGCGGTCTGCGCAAGATCCGCGCGCTCGGCATCCCGGTCGACGAGCCGATCATCGGCTACTCGCCGCGCATCAGCCTGCACGATCCGTCCTTCCCGCTCTTCCAGCAGGCGATCGAGCAGTCCCGGGTGGTGAAGTTCCCCTACCTGAAGCCGGGGGAGGAGTCGCCGCGCACGCGCCAGGTGCAGCCTCTCGCGCTCGTCGAGTACGAAGCCCGATGGCATGTGTTCGGCATCGACCTCGGTGCACGAGCCGATCGCACCTTCCTGCTGCAGCGCGTGGTCGGCCCGGTCGTGCTCACGCGGGAGACCTTCGATCCCGCTCTCCGCGAAGGAGCGGGGGACCGCGCCCTGCACGGTCTGGAGGAGGTGGCCGCTCGCAACACGGCGCTGCTCGAAGTCGATCCCGGCACGGAGGCCGCATTGCGCCTCGCCCGCCGCGCCGGACCGGCCGATCAGGGAATCCACGTGCGCTACGTCGATGTGCACATCTTCGCCGAGGAGCTCGCGTCCTACGGGCCCGAGGTGCGCGTGGTCGCGCCCGCAGAGCTGCGCGATCGTGTGATCGAGCGTCTCGCCGCCGCGCGCGATCTGAACGGAGCATCCGCGTGA
- a CDS encoding helix-turn-helix transcriptional regulator, giving the protein MTARRPLVATDRAALMLQLVPYLIGKGEVSIAEAADEFDVAPDQMRAMVEKLTVIGLPGDGGYWQMSNDLFDIDWDLLDQRDLVVITNSVGLERAPKLTAREAAALLAGLQLARTIPGVGDTDLYTGLLAKLARGASGTPAEVIVAPGPVDTVRDAVATALRGGVAVSFTYKAPDAAPTTRTVDPVKVHIADGQWYLQGWCHLREAMRTFHLDRVSDLQLTDIPISHASEPAPGWFEANEDDVDARIRFPEAVARLLGDYLDRAILETDGGVTTATMRVADEFSLRRLALRRGGEVEILEPAGARRAAADWAEAGLAQYR; this is encoded by the coding sequence GTGACCGCCCGCCGCCCCCTCGTCGCCACCGATCGCGCCGCTCTCATGCTCCAGCTCGTGCCGTACCTGATCGGCAAGGGCGAGGTCTCGATCGCGGAGGCCGCGGACGAATTCGACGTCGCGCCCGATCAGATGCGCGCGATGGTCGAGAAGCTGACGGTCATCGGGCTTCCCGGCGACGGCGGCTACTGGCAGATGTCGAACGACCTGTTCGACATCGACTGGGATCTTCTCGACCAGCGCGACCTCGTCGTCATCACGAACTCGGTCGGGCTCGAGCGCGCGCCGAAGCTCACCGCGCGCGAGGCGGCGGCTCTTCTCGCCGGTCTGCAGCTCGCCCGCACGATCCCCGGGGTCGGCGACACCGATCTGTACACCGGCCTGCTCGCCAAGCTCGCGCGCGGCGCATCGGGAACGCCCGCAGAGGTGATCGTCGCTCCCGGCCCGGTCGACACGGTGCGCGACGCGGTCGCGACCGCCCTCCGCGGGGGCGTGGCGGTCTCGTTCACCTACAAGGCACCGGATGCCGCGCCCACGACGCGGACCGTCGACCCCGTCAAGGTGCACATCGCCGACGGCCAGTGGTACCTCCAGGGATGGTGTCACCTGCGCGAGGCGATGCGCACGTTCCACCTCGACCGCGTGAGCGACCTCCAGCTGACGGACATCCCGATCAGCCACGCGAGCGAGCCCGCTCCGGGATGGTTCGAGGCCAACGAGGACGATGTCGACGCCCGTATCCGATTCCCGGAGGCGGTCGCGCGCCTGCTCGGCGATTATCTCGACCGCGCGATCCTCGAGACCGACGGCGGAGTCACGACGGCCACGATGCGCGTCGCAGACGAGTTCAGCCTGCGCCGCCTGGCACTCCGCCGCGGGGGCGAGGTCGAGATCCTCGAGCCTGCCGGCGCGAGGCGCGCGGCGGCCGATTGGGCCGAGGCGGGTCTGGCTCAATACCGATGA
- the tatA gene encoding Sec-independent protein translocase subunit TatA, which translates to MLQGLTGWHFLIILAVILLLFGAAKLPALAKSMGQSARVFKGEMKAMKDDDSSKGDATSATTVSSVDAPSTEVRTDAGGTAESKP; encoded by the coding sequence ATGCTGCAAGGCCTCACAGGGTGGCACTTCCTGATCATCCTGGCCGTGATCCTGCTGCTGTTCGGCGCGGCGAAGCTGCCGGCGCTGGCGAAGAGCATGGGTCAGTCCGCTCGCGTCTTCAAGGGCGAGATGAAGGCGATGAAGGACGACGACTCGTCGAAGGGCGACGCGACCTCGGCCACCACCGTCTCCTCCGTCGATGCACCGTCGACCGAGGTGCGCACCGACGCTGGCGGAACCGCCGAATCCAAGCCCTGA
- the tatC gene encoding twin-arginine translocase subunit TatC: MSLGQHLVELRKRLMWAALALIVGMVVAFFITDPIIYLITEPLRVVAAADGQEAKVELMFSTVTAAFDLRLRMSFAIGLLISAPIWLWQIWAFIMPGLTRKEVRYTVGFLAAAVPLFFAGCAMGLVIMPHIVELMASFVPTGAASFYDAAYYYDFVFKLLIVVGVAFVLPVFLVALNVAGVMSGRAILKGWRVAVLISVVFSALATPAADVVSMLMLAGIMVVLFFGAAGLSLLFDRRRAKREALILPPESGA; the protein is encoded by the coding sequence ATGTCGCTCGGCCAGCATCTCGTCGAGCTGCGCAAGCGGCTGATGTGGGCGGCGCTCGCCCTCATCGTGGGCATGGTCGTGGCGTTCTTCATCACCGACCCGATCATCTACCTCATCACCGAACCGCTCCGGGTCGTCGCTGCCGCAGACGGCCAGGAAGCCAAGGTCGAGCTGATGTTCAGCACCGTCACGGCCGCATTCGACCTGCGCCTGCGGATGTCGTTCGCGATCGGTCTGCTGATCTCGGCGCCGATCTGGCTGTGGCAGATCTGGGCGTTCATCATGCCCGGGCTCACCCGCAAAGAGGTGCGCTACACCGTCGGCTTCCTGGCCGCGGCGGTGCCCCTGTTCTTCGCCGGCTGTGCCATGGGGCTCGTGATCATGCCGCACATCGTCGAACTGATGGCGTCGTTCGTGCCGACGGGTGCGGCGTCGTTCTACGACGCGGCGTACTACTACGACTTCGTGTTCAAGCTCCTCATCGTGGTGGGTGTCGCATTCGTCCTGCCGGTGTTCCTCGTGGCGCTCAACGTCGCGGGAGTCATGTCGGGGCGCGCGATCCTCAAGGGGTGGCGCGTCGCTGTGCTCATCTCGGTCGTGTTCTCGGCGCTCGCAACCCCTGCCGCCGACGTGGTCAGCATGCTGATGCTCGCGGGAATCATGGTGGTGCTCTTCTTCGGAGCCGCGGGATTGTCCCTGCTGTTCGACCGTCGCCGTGCGAAGCGCGAGGCGCTCATCCTGCCCCCTGAGAGCGGCGCATGA